Proteins from one Burkholderia oklahomensis C6786 genomic window:
- the tssJ gene encoding type VI secretion system lipoprotein TssJ produces MNPHVTRYALPLAACVLLGGCAAAVPLLGSAGSAALQMVGVGKPDVPDSQKPPRNVGLTLYAAPNLNAANDNRPLALVVRLYALKDPTSFQQAPFDSFTDPAKEKTALGNDLLSVREITLIPGQRYNATEKVSREAQAFGIVALFRDPALQRWKLAFDPAKSEKSGIIIGLHNCAMTVTGGTVIPSQQGMPAERLDLLSSVNCG; encoded by the coding sequence ACGCGCTGCCGCTCGCCGCCTGCGTCCTGCTCGGCGGCTGCGCGGCCGCCGTGCCGCTCCTCGGTTCGGCAGGCAGCGCCGCGCTGCAGATGGTGGGCGTCGGCAAGCCCGACGTGCCCGATTCGCAGAAGCCGCCGCGCAACGTCGGCTTGACGCTCTACGCCGCGCCGAACCTCAACGCCGCGAACGACAACCGCCCGCTCGCGCTCGTCGTGCGCCTCTACGCGCTGAAGGATCCGACATCGTTCCAGCAGGCGCCGTTCGACAGCTTCACCGATCCGGCCAAGGAAAAGACCGCGCTCGGCAACGATTTGCTGAGCGTGCGCGAAATCACGCTGATTCCGGGACAGCGCTACAACGCGACCGAAAAAGTGTCGCGCGAAGCGCAGGCATTCGGCATCGTCGCGCTCTTTCGCGACCCGGCGCTGCAGCGCTGGAAGCTGGCTTTCGATCCTGCGAAGTCCGAGAAATCCGGCATAATTATCGGCCTGCACAACTGCGCGATGACCGTGACGGGCGGCACCGTCATCCCTTCGCAACAGGGCATGCCGGCGGAGCGGCTCGATTTGCTCTCGTCGGTGAACTGCGGGTGA